The sequence CGTCGTGGTGCGGGTGACGCCGTCGATGATGCCGATGGCGTCGGTGACGAGGCTGCCGATCGCGTCGAGGGTCTGGCCCTCGACCACGGCGATGAAGTCGTAGGGGCCGGTGACGGCGTCCATCGCCGACACGCTGGCGCGCGGGCTCTTGACCTTCGC is a genomic window of Candidatus Methylomirabilota bacterium containing:
- a CDS encoding Lrp/AsnC ligand binding domain-containing protein produces the protein MKAYVLIETAAGKTKQVKKALAKVKSPRASVSAMDAVTGPYDFIAVVEGQTLDAIGSLVTDAIGIIDGVTRTTT